Proteins from a single region of Starkeya sp. ORNL1:
- a CDS encoding YeiH family protein — MVAQSEFAHSDSAAKASRNGIWPGLVLAATIAAAAFGLRQIPMVGVLSPMILAITIGVAVRNIVGMPAQATAGVKFSLRRILRFAIALLGLQLTAAQVIEVGATGIAIIALTLLATFCFTIWLGRVIGVEPKLAELIAAGTSICGASAVIAANTVTRAHDEDVAYAVACVTVFGSVAMFLYPLLPGLLHLTPHAYGLWAGASIHEIAQVVAAAYQDGQSAGEFGTIAKLSRVMMLAPVVLALGLLASRRAPQGAGQAKPPIPWFVLGFLALVAVNSAVPIPPDAKAALVIATTFLLSMALAAMGLETDIAKLCAKGRKPFLLGLAAFIFIGTFSLLLVKMTA; from the coding sequence ATGGTCGCGCAGTCCGAGTTCGCCCACAGCGATAGTGCAGCAAAGGCATCGCGGAATGGCATCTGGCCGGGTCTGGTGCTCGCGGCGACAATCGCGGCGGCCGCATTCGGCCTCCGGCAGATACCGATGGTCGGCGTGCTCAGCCCGATGATCCTCGCCATCACGATCGGCGTCGCCGTCCGCAACATTGTCGGCATGCCGGCTCAAGCGACGGCAGGGGTCAAATTCTCGCTTCGCCGCATCCTGCGCTTCGCGATCGCGCTGCTTGGACTTCAGCTCACCGCGGCACAGGTGATCGAGGTCGGCGCCACCGGCATTGCCATCATCGCGCTCACCCTCCTCGCCACCTTCTGCTTCACCATCTGGCTCGGCCGAGTGATCGGCGTCGAGCCCAAGCTCGCCGAGCTGATCGCCGCGGGCACCTCGATCTGCGGCGCGTCCGCCGTGATTGCGGCCAACACGGTAACGCGGGCTCACGATGAAGACGTCGCCTATGCGGTTGCCTGCGTCACCGTATTCGGCTCCGTCGCGATGTTCCTGTACCCGCTGCTCCCGGGCCTGTTGCACCTGACGCCGCATGCCTACGGTCTCTGGGCCGGCGCCTCGATCCACGAGATCGCGCAGGTGGTGGCGGCAGCCTATCAGGACGGCCAGTCGGCCGGCGAGTTCGGCACTATCGCCAAGCTGTCGCGGGTCATGATGCTGGCGCCGGTGGTGCTCGCGCTCGGCCTGCTGGCCAGCCGGCGCGCCCCGCAGGGAGCGGGACAGGCGAAGCCGCCAATCCCATGGTTCGTGCTGGGCTTTCTCGCATTGGTCGCCGTCAACAGCGCGGTTCCCATTCCGCCGGACGCCAAGGCCGCGCTGGTGATCGCCACGACGTTCCTGCTGTCGATGGCGCTGGCAGCCATGGGTCTCGAGACCGACATCGCCAAATTATGTGCAAAGGGACGCAAGCCCTTCCTGCTTGGCCTGGCGGCGTTCATCTTCATCGGCACCTTCAGCCTGCTGCTGGTGAAGATGACCGCATGA
- a CDS encoding HlyD family secretion protein, translating into MSKHSGSFSAERTVPASEALPQPVEVTPAQPAEAGAPPAPPPARRRVGRTLLLIGAGLAALAAAGYYGHDYWTVGRFNISTDDAYVKADSTTIAPKVSGYIATVLVADNEPVKTGQVLARIDDRDFAVALQQAKADVDAARAMVAGKQAQLDAQQSIIDNARATISVDQANAAFAAQDDKRYSTLAASGYGSQQNAQQAASRIAAARATIDRDNAALTNALKQVDLLKAEVAQAQATLAGDEAVQRQAELNLSYTSIVSPVDGVVGNRTLRVGQYVQAGTQLMSVVPIAGTYIVANYKETQLTDVRPGQKVEVEVDMFPGTTVTGHVDSIAPASGQEFALLPPDNATGNFTKVVQRIPVKIVLDADNPLAGELRPGMSVNPTIDTKADVSTADVSTPLAQHAETTTH; encoded by the coding sequence ATGTCGAAGCATTCTGGTAGTTTCTCGGCCGAACGGACGGTGCCGGCATCCGAAGCGCTTCCTCAGCCCGTCGAGGTCACGCCGGCCCAGCCTGCCGAAGCCGGGGCGCCGCCCGCTCCGCCTCCGGCCCGCAGACGTGTGGGGCGCACCCTGCTGCTGATCGGCGCCGGCCTCGCGGCCCTTGCGGCTGCCGGCTACTACGGCCACGACTACTGGACCGTCGGGCGTTTCAACATCTCGACCGACGATGCCTATGTGAAGGCCGACAGCACCACCATCGCCCCCAAGGTCTCGGGCTATATCGCCACCGTCCTGGTCGCCGACAATGAGCCGGTGAAGACCGGGCAGGTCCTCGCCCGGATCGACGACCGCGACTTCGCGGTGGCGCTCCAGCAGGCCAAGGCCGATGTCGATGCCGCGCGGGCGATGGTCGCGGGCAAGCAGGCGCAGCTCGATGCGCAGCAATCCATCATCGACAACGCACGGGCCACCATCAGCGTCGATCAGGCCAACGCGGCCTTCGCCGCGCAGGACGACAAGCGTTATTCGACGCTTGCCGCCTCCGGCTATGGCAGCCAGCAGAACGCCCAGCAGGCCGCCTCCCGAATCGCCGCCGCTCGCGCCACTATCGATCGCGACAATGCGGCGCTCACCAACGCGCTGAAGCAGGTCGACCTGCTGAAGGCCGAGGTCGCCCAGGCACAGGCGACATTGGCAGGTGACGAGGCGGTGCAGCGCCAGGCCGAGCTGAACCTCTCTTATACCTCCATCGTCTCGCCGGTGGACGGCGTGGTCGGCAACCGAACCTTGCGGGTCGGGCAGTATGTGCAGGCCGGCACCCAGCTGATGTCGGTCGTGCCGATCGCCGGCACCTACATCGTGGCGAACTACAAGGAAACCCAGCTCACTGACGTGCGTCCCGGCCAAAAGGTCGAGGTCGAGGTCGACATGTTCCCCGGCACGACCGTCACGGGCCATGTCGACAGCATCGCCCCGGCCAGCGGACAGGAGTTCGCTCTGCTGCCGCCCGACAATGCTACCGGCAACTTCACCAAGGTGGTGCAGCGCATCCCGGTCAAGATCGTGCTGGATGCCGACAACCCGCTCGCAGGCGAGCTTCGCCCCGGCATGTCGGTCAACCCGACCATCGACACCAAGGCGGACGTCTCGACAGCGGACGTTTCGACGCCGTTGGCGCAGCACGCTGAGACAACCACGCACTAG
- a CDS encoding LysR family transcriptional regulator, whose amino-acid sequence MTLEQLRIFVAVAEREHLTQGARELNLTQSATSAAIATLEARYAARLFDRVGRRIVLTEAGRLFLAEARAVLAQAAAAEKVLTDLAGLEHGSLSLAGSQTVANYWLPGLIERYRVLYPGIAVSLAIGNSDFVAGRIHDGGADLGFVEGAVDDPALAAMPVAEDDMVLVAPVIHPWAWQAPRGAEQLKMGPWVLREPGSGTRSFFEAHLQAIGLPTGELNVALEYPSNEAVRAAVEAGSGATVISRRVVEGSIRAGTMAAIDFPIPPRRFLALRHKERYATKAAQAFLDLVTSATTRSPDLVP is encoded by the coding sequence ATGACGCTGGAACAGCTGCGCATCTTCGTCGCCGTTGCCGAACGCGAGCACCTGACACAGGGCGCGCGCGAACTGAACCTCACCCAATCGGCCACGAGCGCGGCCATTGCCACGCTCGAAGCCCGCTACGCTGCCCGCTTGTTCGATCGGGTGGGCCGCCGCATCGTCCTGACCGAAGCCGGCCGGCTGTTCCTCGCCGAGGCGAGGGCGGTGCTGGCCCAGGCGGCCGCAGCCGAGAAGGTCCTTACCGACCTCGCCGGACTGGAGCACGGCTCATTGAGCCTGGCCGGCAGCCAGACCGTGGCAAATTATTGGCTTCCCGGCCTGATCGAGCGCTACCGCGTTCTCTATCCCGGGATCGCGGTGAGCCTCGCCATCGGCAACAGCGACTTCGTCGCCGGGCGCATCCACGACGGTGGCGCCGATCTCGGCTTCGTCGAGGGCGCGGTCGACGACCCAGCGCTTGCCGCCATGCCGGTGGCGGAAGACGACATGGTGCTCGTCGCGCCGGTGATCCACCCGTGGGCGTGGCAGGCGCCGCGTGGCGCCGAGCAGCTCAAAATGGGCCCCTGGGTGCTGCGCGAGCCGGGATCGGGCACACGTTCCTTCTTCGAAGCCCACCTGCAGGCCATCGGCTTACCGACCGGCGAACTCAATGTCGCGCTGGAATATCCTTCGAACGAGGCCGTGCGCGCCGCTGTCGAGGCCGGCAGCGGCGCGACGGTGATCTCCCGGCGCGTCGTCGAGGGGTCGATCCGGGCCGGCACCATGGCGGCCATCGACTTCCCGATCCCGCCGCGCCGATTTCTCGCTCTGCGTCACAAGGAGCGCTACGCCACCAAGGCGGCGCAGGCGTTCCTCGATCTCGTGACGAGCGCGACGACACGCTCGCCGGACCTGGTACCGTAG
- a CDS encoding MDR family MFS transporter, whose protein sequence is MSSITATAGAMPAGAGPSAAGVTEKASLTTWIAILAGMIGAFMAILNIQITNASLLDIEGGIGTGVDNGAWISTSYLIGEIVVIPLTSYFSRVFSFRAYMIGSTFFFAIFSMACAFASNLGEMIAMRGLQGFAGGVLIPMAFTMVATRLPKAQQPTGLAMFALAVTFAPAIGPTIGGYLTENYGWQTIFFINTAPSAVMIVALYLTLERAPMKFSLLKEGDWFGILTMAVGLSALQTLLEEGNKDDWFQSPFIVKLAVVAVVFLTAFIWIELKIEKPLVDLRLLRNRNFGIGTLANVLVGFALFGSVYILPQYLGQVQGYNAEQIGAVLAWTGLPQLLLIPLVPLMMRYFDVRYIGFVGIGLFAVSCFMNTQMSLDYSGDQFFLPNIVRAVGQAMVITPLTAIATLGIAPKDAANASGLFNMLRNLGGAVGTAALGTIITKREQFHSNIIGQAVTTSREEVRQRIAQMTDYFMAHGMSDHAAAQQQAVIALGKTVKRQALVMGFSDTFAVIGVMLAIAAVLLLFAKKGKPGGSAAAH, encoded by the coding sequence ATGTCGAGCATCACAGCAACAGCCGGCGCCATGCCAGCGGGCGCAGGGCCGAGCGCGGCGGGCGTCACCGAGAAGGCCAGCCTCACCACCTGGATCGCCATCCTCGCCGGCATGATCGGCGCCTTCATGGCGATCCTCAACATCCAGATCACCAATGCCTCGCTGCTCGACATCGAGGGCGGCATCGGCACCGGCGTCGACAACGGCGCGTGGATCTCGACCTCCTACCTCATCGGCGAGATCGTGGTGATTCCGCTCACCTCCTATTTCAGCCGGGTGTTCTCGTTCCGCGCCTACATGATCGGCAGCACCTTCTTCTTCGCCATCTTCTCGATGGCGTGCGCCTTCGCCAGCAATCTCGGCGAGATGATCGCGATGCGCGGCCTGCAGGGCTTTGCCGGCGGCGTGCTGATCCCGATGGCGTTCACCATGGTCGCCACCCGCCTGCCGAAGGCGCAGCAGCCGACCGGCCTCGCCATGTTCGCCCTTGCCGTGACGTTCGCGCCGGCCATCGGCCCGACCATTGGCGGCTATCTCACCGAGAATTACGGCTGGCAGACCATTTTCTTCATCAACACCGCGCCGAGCGCGGTGATGATCGTCGCGCTCTATCTCACCCTGGAGCGCGCCCCAATGAAGTTCAGCCTGCTGAAGGAAGGTGACTGGTTCGGCATCCTCACCATGGCGGTCGGGCTCTCGGCGCTGCAGACCCTGCTGGAGGAAGGCAACAAGGACGACTGGTTCCAGTCGCCCTTCATCGTGAAGCTGGCCGTGGTGGCGGTCGTGTTTCTCACGGCCTTCATCTGGATCGAACTCAAGATTGAAAAGCCGCTCGTCGATCTGCGCCTGCTGCGCAACCGCAATTTCGGCATCGGCACGCTCGCCAATGTGCTGGTGGGATTCGCGCTGTTCGGTTCGGTCTATATCCTGCCGCAGTATCTCGGGCAGGTGCAGGGCTACAATGCCGAGCAGATCGGCGCCGTGCTGGCCTGGACCGGGCTGCCCCAGCTGCTGCTGATCCCACTGGTGCCGCTGATGATGCGGTACTTCGACGTCCGCTATATCGGCTTCGTCGGCATCGGCCTGTTCGCGGTGAGCTGCTTCATGAACACGCAAATGTCGCTCGATTATTCCGGCGATCAGTTCTTCCTGCCGAACATCGTGCGCGCGGTAGGCCAGGCCATGGTGATCACGCCGCTGACCGCCATTGCCACGCTCGGAATCGCGCCGAAGGACGCGGCCAATGCCTCCGGCCTGTTCAACATGCTGCGCAATCTCGGCGGCGCGGTCGGCACCGCTGCGCTCGGCACCATCATCACCAAGCGCGAGCAGTTCCACTCCAACATCATCGGCCAGGCGGTGACGACCTCGCGGGAGGAAGTCCGCCAGCGCATCGCCCAGATGACCGACTACTTCATGGCGCACGGCATGTCCGACCACGCCGCCGCCCAGCAGCAGGCCGTGATTGCGCTGGGCAAGACCGTGAAGCGCCAGGCGCTCGTGATGGGCTTCAGCGACACCTTCGCGGTGATCGGCGTGATGCTCGCCATCGCCGCCGTGCTGCTGCTGTTCGCGAAAAAGGGCAAGCCGGGCGGCAGCGCCGCGGCACACTGA
- a CDS encoding TetR/AcrR family transcriptional regulator: protein MVEIQQAEKRARGRPQARCDDDTRHLIVEAAAAEFQANGYATTNMGTVAQRAGVSTKTLYRLVPTKAELFENVVKDRICRFMLAIDNDVVGGQDLAAGLERLLFAFGTLTLSDEVIALNRLVIGECDRFPEIARTFYLSAIVPVNGMLEGWLQRQIDQGKLQIADIHLASGILRGMMIMEPQRVAMLRQREAPDAAEIASRAKICAQLFLDGCRS, encoded by the coding sequence ATGGTCGAAATTCAACAAGCTGAGAAGCGCGCGCGCGGACGGCCGCAGGCCCGCTGCGACGACGACACCCGCCACCTGATCGTTGAGGCGGCGGCAGCGGAGTTCCAGGCCAATGGCTACGCAACGACCAATATGGGCACGGTCGCGCAGCGCGCGGGCGTGTCCACCAAGACGCTGTACCGCCTGGTGCCGACCAAGGCCGAGCTGTTCGAGAATGTGGTGAAGGATCGGATCTGCCGTTTCATGCTGGCCATAGATAACGACGTCGTCGGCGGGCAGGACCTTGCGGCCGGCCTCGAGCGGCTCTTGTTCGCCTTCGGCACGCTGACCCTCAGCGACGAGGTCATCGCCCTGAACCGGCTGGTGATCGGGGAGTGCGATCGTTTCCCGGAGATCGCGCGGACCTTCTATTTGTCCGCCATCGTGCCGGTGAACGGAATGCTCGAAGGCTGGCTCCAGCGGCAGATCGACCAGGGCAAGCTGCAGATCGCCGACATCCACCTCGCCTCCGGCATCTTGCGCGGCATGATGATCATGGAGCCGCAGCGCGTCGCCATGCTGCGCCAGCGCGAGGCTCCGGATGCGGCCGAGATTGCAAGCCGCGCGAAGATCTGCGCGCAACTCTTCCTCGACGGCTGCCGAAGCTGA
- a CDS encoding class I SAM-dependent methyltransferase: protein MPDVSQEPDGGDARQDRSHAGQAIYSPITLALYDFVVLTVSNPLVWRCPTDRILQLYNQHVTDDHLDVGVGTGWYLDRCRFPAAAPRVGLLDLNPNPLAAASRRIARYRPELHQADVLKPLAIPAPPFRSIALTYLLHCLPGDIAEKAVAFDNLTPLLAPGGAVFGATLLSIGVERSAAARALMGAYNRKGVFSNAADSASALQAALDQRFRTVRIDIIGCAALFVAGDPRRPDAPGG, encoded by the coding sequence ATGCCTGATGTTTCGCAGGAGCCGGATGGCGGCGACGCCCGCCAGGACCGTTCCCATGCCGGACAGGCGATCTACTCGCCGATCACGCTGGCGCTCTACGACTTCGTCGTCCTCACTGTGTCCAATCCGCTGGTCTGGCGCTGCCCGACGGACCGCATCCTGCAGCTCTACAATCAGCACGTGACCGACGATCACCTCGATGTCGGCGTCGGCACCGGCTGGTATCTGGATCGCTGCCGGTTCCCGGCTGCCGCGCCCCGCGTCGGCTTGCTGGATTTGAATCCGAACCCGCTTGCCGCGGCCTCGCGCCGGATCGCGCGATACCGGCCGGAGCTCCATCAGGCCGACGTCCTCAAGCCGCTCGCCATCCCGGCACCGCCATTCCGATCCATCGCGCTGACTTACCTTCTGCATTGCCTGCCGGGCGACATCGCCGAGAAGGCCGTGGCGTTCGATAATCTCACGCCGCTATTGGCACCCGGAGGCGCCGTGTTCGGGGCGACGCTGCTATCGATCGGGGTCGAACGCTCGGCGGCCGCGCGGGCGCTGATGGGCGCCTATAATCGCAAGGGCGTGTTCTCGAACGCCGCCGACAGCGCATCCGCACTCCAGGCTGCGCTCGATCAGCGGTTCCGGACGGTGCGGATCGATATCATCGGCTGCGCCGCCTTGTTCGTCGCCGGCGATCCCCGCCGCCCGGACGCTCCCGGCGGATAA
- a CDS encoding alpha/beta hydrolase codes for MLVDGAIPELVESRSLMEGFTWQRIQTRGAEINVATAGEGPPLLLIHGNPLSLVSWHKIAPSLARDFSVVAIDMRGYGDSSKPDGGEDHSGYSFRALGEDAFDVMDALGHHQFGVAGHDRGARVGFRMALDRPERVTGLAALDIVPTHHVLNNITLGWARESYHWFFMAQKAPFPEKLICADLDYYMRYKLNKKGVGLEIFTPEAMAEYIRCATPEQIHAVCEDYRATVTVDLDMDTAEYGKRKIACPTLVIWGDNSHCGRHFKPVEAWAEWADDLVGFSVPTGHYPAEHRPDLIYAAFYRFFRGEPVT; via the coding sequence ATGCTCGTCGACGGCGCAATTCCGGAACTCGTTGAATCCCGCAGCCTGATGGAAGGCTTCACCTGGCAACGCATCCAGACCCGCGGTGCCGAGATCAATGTCGCAACCGCCGGCGAGGGACCGCCTCTGCTGCTGATCCACGGCAACCCGCTCTCGCTGGTGAGCTGGCACAAGATTGCGCCCTCGCTGGCCCGTGACTTCTCGGTCGTCGCCATCGACATGCGCGGCTATGGCGACAGCTCGAAGCCCGATGGCGGCGAGGACCATTCCGGCTATTCGTTCCGCGCCCTCGGCGAGGATGCGTTCGATGTGATGGACGCGCTGGGGCACCACCAGTTCGGCGTCGCCGGCCATGATCGCGGAGCCCGCGTCGGCTTCCGCATGGCGCTCGACCGGCCTGAGCGCGTCACCGGGCTTGCCGCGCTGGACATAGTCCCGACCCACCATGTCCTGAACAACATCACGCTCGGTTGGGCGCGAGAAAGCTATCACTGGTTCTTCATGGCGCAGAAGGCGCCATTCCCGGAAAAGCTCATCTGCGCCGATCTTGATTATTACATGCGTTATAAGCTGAACAAGAAGGGCGTTGGCCTGGAGATATTCACGCCTGAGGCGATGGCTGAGTATATTCGCTGCGCGACGCCCGAGCAGATCCACGCGGTGTGCGAGGATTACCGCGCCACGGTGACCGTCGATCTCGACATGGACACCGCCGAATATGGCAAGCGCAAGATCGCCTGTCCGACCCTCGTCATCTGGGGCGACAACAGCCATTGCGGGCGGCATTTCAAGCCGGTCGAGGCATGGGCGGAATGGGCCGATGACCTCGTCGGCTTCTCCGTTCCGACCGGCCATTATCCGGCCGAGCACCGGCCGGATCTCATCTATGCCGCCTTCTATCGCTTCTTCCGCGGCGAACCCGTCACATGA